A window of Campylobacter ureolyticus contains these coding sequences:
- a CDS encoding glutathionylspermidine synthase family protein, protein MIYLKKIKPLSDEYLESLGFSWHTDEDKTPYLANELVEVSQDEANAYYEAANELYDMFINAAQHIIDNNLFHEVGIPYNLVDIIKDSWENDVHWHLYARFDLAGGLDGKPIKLIEFNADTPTALFETAIIQWAMLKENNMDESSQFNDVFEALKENFKRLVTLSEDTSKFDEYYDGWKILFSSVAGNIEDEITTRFLELCAKEAGYETEFAYVDEVEFNDEEGIFYNDVNYEFWFKLIPWENIAIDEGELAIILKNIIKNQKAIILNPAYTLLFQTKGILKILWDLYPNHPLLLEASNEPLIGKKMVRKPVLGREGANVAIFDEDGKKTIEESGDYADQKQIYQEFYEFNKDKDGNSYQAGVFFAYEGCALGYRKGGEILGNFAKFVGHYIKD, encoded by the coding sequence ATGATATATTTAAAAAAAATTAAACCTTTAAGTGATGAATATTTAGAAAGTTTGGGCTTTTCTTGGCACACTGATGAAGATAAAACTCCATATTTAGCCAATGAGCTAGTTGAGGTTAGTCAAGATGAAGCAAATGCCTATTATGAAGCAGCAAATGAACTTTATGATATGTTTATAAATGCTGCACAGCATATAATAGATAATAATCTTTTTCATGAAGTTGGAATTCCATATAATTTAGTTGATATTATAAAAGATAGCTGGGAAAATGATGTTCATTGGCATCTTTATGCAAGATTTGACTTAGCTGGCGGGCTTGATGGAAAACCTATAAAATTAATTGAGTTTAATGCTGATACGCCAACTGCTTTGTTTGAAACAGCTATTATCCAATGGGCTATGTTAAAAGAAAATAATATGGATGAAAGTTCACAATTTAATGATGTTTTTGAAGCCTTGAAAGAGAATTTTAAACGCCTTGTAACTTTAAGTGAAGATACTTCTAAATTTGATGAGTATTATGATGGTTGGAAAATACTATTTAGTAGCGTTGCTGGAAATATCGAGGATGAAATTACCACTAGATTTTTAGAACTTTGTGCAAAAGAAGCAGGCTATGAAACTGAGTTTGCCTATGTTGATGAGGTTGAGTTTAACGATGAAGAGGGTATTTTTTATAACGATGTTAATTACGAGTTTTGGTTTAAACTAATTCCTTGGGAAAATATTGCAATTGATGAGGGTGAGCTTGCAATAATTTTAAAAAATATTATAAAAAATCAAAAAGCTATTATTTTAAATCCAGCTTATACTCTACTATTTCAAACAAAAGGAATTTTAAAAATTTTATGGGATTTATACCCAAATCACCCGCTTTTGCTTGAGGCTTCAAATGAGCCTTTAATAGGCAAAAAAATGGTAAGAAAACCAGTTTTGGGAAGAGAGGGTGCAAATGTTGCTATTTTTGATGAAGATGGTAAAAAAACCATAGAAGAAAGTGGTGATTACGCAGATCAAAAACAAATTTATCAAGAGTTTTATGAGTTCAATAAAGACAAAGATGGAAATTCATATCAAGCAGGAGTATTTTTTGCTTACGAGGGATGTGCTT